A single window of Leptospira wolffii serovar Khorat str. Khorat-H2 DNA harbors:
- a CDS encoding lipoprotein LipL21, producing MIKKLIAISIFAILATYCGTNNAQKDATSVGDGGWSFEGWGGPPEQRNDGKTPKDTNPKDYYYMKFSSRASTKAVAKKSPAMMQSTCREASRLQGASDVVKKMVGETVESASGVSDGEATASVIVSQSAGVVKGVGVYECKASGAGSDPSDVSKDNWEECQCVIYAKFPGGRDALVAKAQEVGK from the coding sequence ATGATCAAGAAACTAATCGCTATTTCGATTTTTGCTATTCTTGCAACCTATTGCGGAACCAACAACGCACAAAAGGACGCAACCTCTGTAGGTGACGGAGGATGGTCTTTTGAAGGTTGGGGTGGTCCACCAGAGCAAAGAAACGACGGAAAAACTCCTAAAGACACTAACCCGAAAGATTATTACTACATGAAGTTCTCTTCTCGTGCATCTACTAAAGCTGTTGCTAAAAAAAGCCCGGCTATGATGCAGTCTACTTGCCGCGAAGCTTCTCGCCTCCAAGGCGCTTCCGATGTGGTTAAGAAAATGGTTGGTGAAACCGTAGAATCCGCTTCCGGAGTTTCCGACGGTGAAGCAACCGCTTCCGTTATCGTTTCTCAATCTGCAGGTGTCGTAAAAGGAGTGGGAGTTTACGAGTGTAAAGCTTCCGGAGCCGGTTCCGATCCTAGCGACGTTTCCAAAGACAACTGGGAAGAATGCCAATGCGTAATCTACGCTAAATTCCCCGGCGGTCGTGACGCTCTCGTTGCAAAAGCGCAAGAAGTCGGAAAATAA
- the lenA gene encoding lipoprotein LenA: MRLGKKIPTAILAASILLFGFCKKQEEAPVAQIVGTKYSAWNQWIYKKPGTAEKADQVSLVYGNEEVTGLELVNHESTDAKGNKTSAEYLKMKTVDGKEGFALAKNFFDDVIFIIAEGDSVYAKNSLTSPTKGKLEKGMSCFESEANGDFAKVRCSASILKGGKLNSFYDVWIQTSSPNLSRISSNPLLADSIRNLKTASDKILEAEKATEPAKQDELKKAAAAALKTVVEKGDQFQEDATNLATEHGLVLE, encoded by the coding sequence ATGAGATTAGGTAAGAAAATTCCAACCGCTATCTTAGCAGCCTCAATACTGTTATTCGGTTTTTGCAAAAAACAGGAAGAGGCACCGGTTGCTCAAATCGTCGGAACGAAATATTCCGCATGGAATCAATGGATTTATAAGAAACCGGGAACCGCCGAGAAGGCCGACCAAGTTTCCTTAGTATATGGGAACGAGGAAGTGACCGGATTGGAACTGGTAAACCATGAAAGCACGGACGCAAAGGGAAATAAGACCAGCGCGGAATATTTGAAAATGAAAACCGTCGACGGAAAAGAGGGATTCGCACTTGCAAAGAATTTCTTCGATGACGTTATCTTCATCATAGCGGAAGGGGATTCCGTATATGCGAAGAATTCCTTAACCTCTCCTACTAAAGGCAAACTCGAAAAAGGGATGTCTTGTTTCGAGTCGGAAGCAAACGGTGATTTCGCAAAAGTTCGTTGCAGCGCTTCCATTTTGAAAGGCGGTAAGTTGAATAGCTTCTACGATGTTTGGATCCAGACTTCTTCTCCGAATCTGTCCAGAATTTCCAGTAATCCTTTGCTCGCAGATAGTATTCGAAACTTAAAAACAGCTAGTGATAAGATTCTGGAAGCGGAAAAAGCGACCGAGCCCGCTAAGCAAGATGAACTGAAAAAGGCCGCAGCGGCAGCTCTTAAAACTGTTGTGGAGAAAGGTGACCAATTCCAGGAAGACGCAACTAACCTGGCGACCGAACACGGGTTGGTTTTGGAATAA
- a CDS encoding multiheme c-type cytochrome yields the protein MRPTLVGCSISLLFFGVFLSLIYSSPRPEVGSLQKNLGFNKGLAPIAFDPEKDSIRNPRTGKLLKTAKDCGTCHKTVYQNWSASRHKEAHTNQIYRHSFSLEPMQWCENCHVPLRNGKELYLNTEGISCNVCHVRGGKIIVSRTPEVSHSILFHEYSQVKDFGSAKLCESCHQFNFPNAESLMKPEKGVVYSDLNMQGTFDEWSSSGISQESDCIDCHVAPDSGRSHSFQGGHSLSSLRKSLDVQAEYLGSKTIAIRVVSQGIGHSFPTGDLFRTLRLKVFSDSGRLREEFVLRKLYRNKYPNERNISDAPKVLESDTRIPPPIGNERNSWKEFYLKVDDRPQNIKIELWIDYLNDVEKIFSPLKPSDSKHRILKSRIRIEGRDRFKEGDMG from the coding sequence ATGAGACCGACTCTGGTGGGATGTTCTATCTCCCTTCTTTTCTTCGGGGTCTTTCTATCGTTAATCTATTCTTCTCCTCGTCCTGAAGTCGGGAGTTTACAAAAAAATCTAGGTTTCAACAAAGGATTGGCCCCTATAGCCTTCGATCCGGAAAAAGATTCCATCCGAAATCCTAGAACGGGAAAGCTCTTAAAAACCGCGAAAGATTGCGGGACCTGTCATAAAACGGTTTATCAAAATTGGTCCGCCTCCAGGCACAAAGAGGCTCATACCAACCAAATCTATCGTCATAGCTTCTCGTTAGAACCCATGCAATGGTGCGAAAATTGTCACGTACCTTTGCGCAACGGCAAAGAACTGTACCTGAATACGGAGGGCATTTCTTGCAACGTATGCCATGTGAGAGGCGGAAAAATCATCGTATCTAGAACGCCGGAAGTGTCCCATAGTATTCTTTTTCATGAATATTCCCAAGTAAAAGATTTCGGATCAGCAAAGCTCTGTGAGTCCTGCCATCAGTTTAATTTCCCGAATGCAGAGTCTCTTATGAAACCGGAAAAGGGAGTCGTGTATTCGGATCTAAATATGCAAGGAACATTCGATGAATGGTCTTCTTCCGGAATCTCGCAGGAATCGGATTGCATAGACTGTCATGTAGCTCCGGATTCCGGCCGAAGTCATTCTTTCCAAGGAGGACATTCTCTATCTTCACTTAGAAAAAGTTTGGATGTACAAGCGGAATATTTAGGTTCCAAGACGATTGCAATTCGAGTCGTTTCCCAAGGAATAGGACACTCGTTTCCCACCGGCGATTTGTTTCGAACTCTCCGCTTGAAAGTATTTTCGGATTCGGGAAGATTGAGGGAAGAATTCGTTCTAAGGAAACTGTACCGAAACAAGTATCCCAATGAGAGAAATATCTCGGATGCGCCTAAAGTCTTAGAATCCGACACAAGGATTCCTCCTCCAATCGGAAATGAGCGAAACTCCTGGAAAGAATTCTATCTGAAAGTCGATGACCGTCCGCAAAATATTAAGATAGAACTGTGGATCGATTATCTCAACGATGTGGAGAAAATATTCTCTCCGCTGAAACCATCCGATTCCAAGCATAGGATCTTAAAAAGCCGAATAAGAATCGAAGGACGGGATCGGTTTAAGGAAGGAGATATGGGATAA
- a CDS encoding LIC10012 family protein: MSKNFLILFSTLLILATNDAIATTVLFLPGSWEGPAPKFLEGTGEKPFELARIAQFYASNGYALQVREEFSSSLNPEAKEYLVPSVPRDKFKQNCNRTKVDYVVRDVLEIQEKIRIDRSVYDCNLFQMQEYSAIGKRDLFETYERLTRDSFPLVPKKKKKDTPKEQASATPRIQVFVLDAAYSYAPERKEFMSQLEAISWRPETKFRLVVAGAGNSKVYPESSRSEFFRQWKDFKSEGKTTTEDLSNALLRLKRVLSSEETPGRRKQYAVTILTNAKNSDSGRGYGAAIESLKQSSANISILYSSYSGPEARREHKEAAKRGAEFREIVYYQRIVTPRDAKTLVYRNGKLYTTSQTADSTANLEESDLEKVELSGKYSLGDALNPWGLASIYSEIKNERILSSEPVRSNFSSQFAKVVHQNSNSEYFANYPKLLMKSGAKAFWIRIPSPNGFAEGKKGIWRVRFLSSAFSSEGVEVIPDSVEQYPYAPARTLECDPSVARNYFQNTEKSDFDCLIRGEILELSLP; encoded by the coding sequence TTGTCAAAAAATTTCCTAATTCTCTTTTCTACTCTGCTAATTTTAGCAACGAACGACGCAATAGCGACGACGGTCCTATTCTTACCGGGCTCTTGGGAGGGTCCGGCTCCGAAATTTCTGGAAGGAACCGGAGAAAAGCCGTTCGAATTGGCGAGAATTGCGCAATTCTACGCGAGTAACGGCTATGCATTACAGGTCCGGGAAGAATTTTCCAGCTCTTTAAATCCAGAGGCAAAAGAATATCTCGTCCCCTCCGTTCCAAGGGACAAATTCAAGCAGAACTGTAACCGAACAAAAGTCGATTATGTGGTTCGAGATGTGTTAGAGATTCAGGAAAAGATCCGAATCGATCGATCCGTTTACGACTGCAATTTATTTCAGATGCAGGAGTATTCCGCGATCGGCAAAAGAGATCTTTTCGAAACGTATGAAAGGTTGACCCGGGATTCGTTTCCTTTGGTTCCTAAGAAAAAGAAAAAAGACACTCCTAAAGAACAAGCTTCTGCTACGCCTCGTATCCAAGTTTTCGTATTGGATGCCGCTTACTCTTATGCTCCGGAAAGAAAGGAATTTATGTCGCAATTGGAGGCCATCTCTTGGCGGCCAGAGACTAAGTTTCGTTTAGTGGTGGCAGGAGCGGGCAATTCTAAAGTTTATCCGGAATCTTCTCGCAGCGAGTTCTTTCGTCAATGGAAGGATTTTAAATCCGAAGGAAAGACTACTACGGAAGACCTTTCGAATGCTTTGCTCCGTTTAAAAAGAGTTCTTTCTTCGGAAGAAACTCCGGGAAGAAGGAAGCAATACGCTGTAACGATTCTAACCAATGCCAAAAACTCGGATTCCGGAAGAGGATACGGGGCGGCCATTGAAAGCTTAAAGCAATCGAGTGCGAATATCTCCATTTTATATTCTTCTTATTCGGGTCCCGAGGCGAGAAGGGAACATAAGGAGGCGGCCAAAAGAGGGGCGGAATTTCGAGAGATCGTTTATTATCAACGAATCGTTACGCCAAGAGATGCCAAGACTCTCGTTTATAGAAACGGTAAATTATATACAACCTCGCAAACCGCTGATTCTACCGCAAATTTAGAGGAAAGCGATCTGGAGAAGGTGGAGTTATCCGGAAAATATTCTCTAGGAGACGCTTTGAATCCTTGGGGATTAGCGTCGATTTATTCGGAAATTAAAAACGAAAGAATCCTTTCTTCGGAGCCTGTAAGAAGCAATTTCTCCAGCCAATTCGCCAAGGTGGTTCATCAAAATTCCAATTCCGAATACTTTGCCAATTATCCGAAACTTCTTATGAAATCCGGGGCCAAAGCCTTTTGGATACGGATTCCGTCTCCTAACGGATTCGCAGAGGGAAAAAAAGGAATCTGGCGAGTCAGGTTTCTTTCGTCCGCTTTTTCTTCGGAAGGGGTCGAAGTAATACCGGATTCTGTGGAACAGTATCCCTATGCCCCGGCGAGAACGTTGGAATGCGATCCTTCCGTTGCCAGGAATTATTTTCAGAATACGGAAAAATCCGATTTTGATTGTTTGATTCGGGGTGAGATATTAGAACTTTCCCTCCCGTAG
- a CDS encoding SH3 domain-containing protein, which yields MRKFSFKVFMILITVYGVYACASTPIGFGYVSQKDVKVYAKPSLKSEVLFALDKAKKYEILGADIQDKDSSLKLLWLKVKQSEQVGYVSREEESIRNSVSTFFPVLTNKFGLVTATQLMLRETPGVNGKVLGKLQTREIVELQEEQSKPVSIDGMTGTWAKVKTKNGQTGFVFTAYVMRDASPEILAKTKDLNLPQTGWAYLRKEPKKIYNYTNGKLIPSDDVSYHLTEGSSAFFNQKLITEQGKVYFHVYGADGSSEYDSYEGGNSVAYSGFLPADILDTYPSIVRLQLSRYKGDKSRELLEAIGAALNGEADLDNVIVTDYNFGKKKLFEVETKIKTYYVKSNESATIKILLFKDGANYSTIYKGIGDAKFEDMDGDGIYEILATESEGRSGSISQTLYRFNGSKFETLATYSRSSYGSNCGQISIYGSELHRNNDNCHKEDEKLYSPFQFKLKRGKLVPVE from the coding sequence ATGCGCAAGTTCTCCTTTAAAGTTTTCATGATTCTCATCACGGTATACGGCGTATATGCCTGTGCCTCTACCCCGATCGGTTTCGGATATGTCAGCCAAAAGGATGTGAAGGTATACGCAAAACCATCCTTGAAAAGCGAAGTTCTATTCGCGTTGGATAAAGCCAAAAAATACGAGATTCTAGGAGCCGATATCCAGGACAAGGACTCCTCCTTAAAACTCTTATGGCTAAAGGTCAAACAGAGCGAACAGGTAGGTTATGTTTCCCGGGAAGAAGAAAGTATTAGGAATTCCGTATCTACATTCTTCCCCGTGTTGACCAATAAATTCGGTCTTGTAACCGCCACTCAATTGATGCTCAGAGAGACTCCGGGCGTCAACGGAAAGGTATTGGGTAAATTACAAACCAGAGAGATCGTAGAACTACAAGAGGAGCAATCTAAGCCCGTATCCATAGACGGTATGACGGGCACTTGGGCGAAAGTAAAAACCAAAAACGGTCAGACAGGATTCGTTTTCACTGCCTACGTGATGAGAGATGCGAGTCCGGAAATATTGGCTAAAACCAAAGACCTTAACTTGCCGCAAACCGGCTGGGCTTACTTGAGAAAGGAGCCTAAAAAGATATATAATTATACGAATGGAAAATTGATCCCATCCGACGATGTTTCCTATCATCTAACGGAAGGGAGCTCAGCTTTCTTTAATCAGAAGCTAATCACTGAACAAGGAAAGGTTTACTTTCATGTCTATGGAGCGGACGGATCCTCCGAATATGATTCTTATGAAGGCGGTAATTCCGTTGCGTATTCAGGCTTCCTTCCGGCGGATATTTTGGATACTTATCCTTCCATCGTAAGATTGCAACTATCTCGATATAAAGGAGACAAATCCAGGGAATTGCTAGAAGCTATCGGAGCCGCCTTAAATGGTGAGGCCGATTTGGATAATGTGATAGTAACCGATTATAATTTCGGAAAGAAGAAACTTTTCGAAGTAGAGACGAAGATAAAGACTTATTATGTTAAAAGCAATGAATCCGCGACGATTAAAATACTATTATTCAAAGACGGAGCAAATTACTCTACCATATACAAAGGAATCGGAGATGCGAAATTTGAAGACATGGATGGAGACGGCATTTACGAAATACTAGCCACCGAATCGGAAGGCAGATCCGGTTCCATTAGTCAAACTCTCTATCGCTTCAACGGTTCCAAGTTCGAGACTCTGGCTACTTATTCTAGGTCCAGTTACGGCTCTAATTGTGGACAAATTTCAATTTATGGCTCCGAACTCCACAGAAATAATGACAATTGCCATAAAGAAGATGAGAAGCTTTATTCTCCATTTCAGTTCAAACTTAAAAGAGGAAAACTCGTTCCCGTAGAATGA
- a CDS encoding sigma 54-interacting transcriptional regulator gives MEESHFIALSPLTRKLLERAKQAASSDLPLLFIGENGTGKSFFGAVFHSFCKERFPKFYVYDFTAPESETEIAELFSQIDGKAGNTIYLEGFSNLSPGLQVQLLQKIRNEKGKNRYLLSDSPDLNEKVKSGKLQESLFLEIQTLQLRLPTLRDRKEDIPPLTRIFLDLIGKKYNRKNIKISEKLGRFLLEYDYPGNLHQLKNLLEGMVSMHNVKTLDTKHLPPELFETHYKDGLELTVRTGITLRDYEREIIRRNLILVNGNREKAARILGISERTIYRKITEFGLFDSNDEKNPAPL, from the coding sequence ATGGAAGAATCTCATTTTATCGCCTTATCCCCGTTAACTCGTAAACTCCTGGAGCGTGCAAAGCAGGCCGCTAGTTCGGATTTGCCTCTGCTATTCATCGGGGAGAATGGGACGGGAAAGAGTTTCTTCGGCGCGGTCTTTCATTCTTTTTGCAAAGAGCGATTTCCAAAATTCTATGTGTACGATTTTACCGCCCCCGAATCCGAGACGGAGATTGCGGAACTCTTTTCGCAGATAGACGGTAAAGCGGGCAATACGATTTACTTGGAAGGTTTTTCCAATTTGAGTCCCGGTCTCCAAGTACAATTGCTCCAAAAGATACGAAACGAAAAAGGAAAGAATCGATACCTTCTCTCCGATTCGCCGGATCTGAACGAAAAAGTAAAGTCCGGAAAATTGCAAGAGTCCCTATTCTTGGAAATCCAAACTCTTCAGTTGAGATTGCCTACCCTTAGAGACAGAAAAGAGGATATTCCTCCCTTAACTCGGATCTTCTTGGATCTGATCGGCAAAAAATACAATCGCAAGAATATTAAGATCTCCGAAAAATTGGGACGTTTTCTTTTGGAATACGATTATCCCGGAAATCTCCACCAACTCAAGAACTTGTTGGAAGGAATGGTTTCCATGCATAATGTAAAGACTCTGGATACCAAACATCTTCCTCCTGAGCTTTTCGAAACGCATTACAAGGATGGCCTGGAATTAACGGTAAGAACCGGAATCACTCTCCGGGATTACGAAAGAGAGATCATCCGTAGGAATCTGATTCTGGTGAACGGAAACAGAGAAAAGGCCGCGAGGATTCTGGGAATTTCGGAGAGAACGATCTATCGAAAGATCACCGAGTTCGGATTGTTCGATTCGAACGATGAAAAAAATCCTGCACCTTTGTGA
- a CDS encoding tRNA dihydrouridine synthase — protein sequence MIRIGTVEIPGWLAMSPMAGISDSPTRTIVRRFGSAFSYTEFVSTDSLAVGSKKALSLLNFREEERPITFQIFGNKLEIIVDAAKRIRELNPDIIDLNMGCPARNVSMRGSGVGLLRKPIYAGKIIEEMRKALDIPVTAKIRLGWDDTSRNYMEVSRILEESGVMAISVHGRTREMGYSGKADWDAIADIKAARKVPIFGNGDVSSYEEAVRRKQESGVDGVLVGRNSIGNPWIFSNQLKETLSLEQIVSVALTHLELMRESFGDKLGVLLLRKHLVRYIQGREEFAASRMEILKAENPESLAQLLKAGLREPIFA from the coding sequence ATGATTCGGATCGGAACAGTCGAGATTCCCGGATGGTTGGCCATGTCACCGATGGCCGGGATTAGCGACAGTCCGACCCGCACTATAGTCCGTCGCTTCGGATCGGCCTTTTCTTACACGGAATTCGTTTCTACGGATAGTCTCGCAGTAGGATCTAAAAAAGCATTATCACTTTTGAATTTTCGAGAAGAAGAGAGGCCGATCACTTTCCAAATCTTCGGCAATAAACTCGAAATCATCGTGGATGCGGCAAAAAGAATCCGAGAGTTGAACCCGGATATCATAGATTTGAATATGGGATGCCCCGCTAGAAACGTATCTATGCGCGGATCCGGCGTGGGTCTTTTGCGTAAGCCCATATATGCAGGAAAAATAATAGAAGAAATGAGAAAGGCACTGGATATTCCGGTGACTGCGAAAATCCGCCTGGGCTGGGACGATACATCCCGAAATTATATGGAAGTATCCAGAATCCTAGAAGAATCCGGCGTCATGGCGATATCCGTGCATGGCAGGACGAGAGAGATGGGTTACTCTGGAAAAGCGGATTGGGATGCGATCGCGGATATAAAAGCGGCGAGAAAAGTTCCCATCTTCGGAAACGGAGACGTGAGTTCCTATGAGGAAGCGGTTCGCCGAAAACAAGAGTCTGGCGTGGACGGAGTTTTGGTGGGTAGGAATTCCATCGGAAATCCTTGGATTTTCTCGAACCAACTCAAGGAGACACTCTCCTTAGAACAAATCGTATCCGTTGCACTAACTCATCTAGAATTGATGAGAGAATCCTTCGGCGATAAATTAGGCGTACTACTTCTTCGGAAGCATTTGGTGAGATATATCCAAGGCCGGGAAGAATTTGCTGCCAGCCGGATGGAAATCCTGAAGGCTGAAAACCCGGAATCTCTGGCCCAACTTTTGAAAGCGGGACTCAGAGAACCCATCTTTGCTTGA
- the gyrA gene encoding DNA gyrase subunit A, whose product MSQEMENESKTLGFSPTSRPDIGEALKNGVRVIPVEIEDQMKEAYLGYAMSVIVGRALPDVRDGLKPVHRRILHAMNERAWRSDRPYVKCAKIVGEVIGNYHPHGDSAVYDALVRMVQDFSLRVPLIDGQGNFGSVDGDNPAAYRYTEARLEKVAEELLRDIEKETVNFSPNFDDTKQQPDVLPANFPNLLVNGSSGIAVGMATNIPPHNLQECIQAVISVIENPDITIPELLKIMPGPDFPTGGIIIGGEGLLSAYHTGRGSIRIRSKVEIEENKKGREVIVITEIPYQVNKRTLLERIGELVNEKQVEGISEILDLSDRKGIRVEIHIKKDANAQVILNQLLKLTQLQVSFGITMLAILDNKPKIFNLKEILVSYSIHRKEVIVRRTQFDLDKAEKRAHILEGLKIALENIEEVIRVIRASKNAAEAKQELMNRFVLSDVQADAILEMRLQRLTSLEVQKVIDELEEVRLLILDYKDILAKPGRVAEIVCTELKEVSDKFGNKRKTDISLESVESSSFNAEDLIADEEMVLQITYDQFVKRLPLDTFKRQRRGGKGIQGLSQKRDDIVKIMKSAMTHDNVMFFSNIGKVYMMKAYELPLASKEARGKSLKAIIGLSEGEYISAVFTFRAEDKEKDLLLVTKKGFIKRVELSEFGNVKKSGIIAIGLRDGDELITVVSVQKGDDFMIFSANGQALRIEMDAIRAQGRTAQGVTGMRLSDDDSIVGLSKVVEGDDIFVISENGYGKRLGFEEFGTKGRGGKGMAFLKVGDKNGAAVGVGSVGEDDEIILVTQQGMVIRTEANQISKMGRTAVGVRVVDIKDNDKVQDFTVIRESKEK is encoded by the coding sequence ATGAGCCAAGAGATGGAGAATGAATCGAAAACCCTAGGTTTCAGTCCGACGTCCCGTCCGGATATCGGGGAAGCGCTGAAAAACGGCGTCAGGGTGATTCCGGTCGAAATTGAAGACCAGATGAAGGAGGCCTACCTAGGATACGCGATGAGCGTAATCGTAGGTCGCGCGCTTCCGGATGTTAGAGACGGATTAAAACCCGTGCATAGGCGTATTCTTCACGCTATGAACGAACGTGCATGGAGAAGCGATCGTCCTTATGTGAAATGCGCTAAAATCGTCGGGGAGGTCATCGGTAATTATCACCCTCACGGGGATAGCGCCGTATACGACGCCTTGGTTCGTATGGTTCAGGATTTCTCCCTTCGCGTCCCTTTGATCGACGGGCAAGGAAACTTCGGATCCGTCGACGGAGATAATCCTGCCGCTTATCGTTATACAGAAGCTAGGCTCGAAAAAGTCGCGGAAGAACTCTTAAGAGATATAGAGAAGGAAACCGTAAACTTCTCTCCAAACTTCGACGACACGAAACAGCAGCCCGACGTTCTTCCGGCAAACTTTCCTAACCTGTTAGTCAACGGTTCTTCCGGAATCGCAGTGGGGATGGCTACGAACATTCCTCCGCACAATCTCCAGGAATGCATCCAGGCCGTAATCTCGGTTATTGAGAATCCAGATATTACGATTCCTGAATTATTAAAGATCATGCCGGGTCCGGATTTTCCGACCGGGGGGATCATCATAGGCGGAGAAGGTTTGCTTTCCGCCTATCATACGGGAAGAGGTTCGATTCGAATCCGCTCTAAGGTGGAGATAGAGGAAAATAAGAAGGGTCGGGAAGTCATCGTAATCACCGAGATTCCGTATCAGGTCAATAAGAGAACCTTATTGGAAAGAATCGGGGAGCTTGTGAACGAAAAGCAGGTGGAAGGAATTTCCGAAATCCTGGATCTCTCCGACAGAAAAGGAATCCGAGTAGAGATCCATATTAAGAAGGATGCGAATGCTCAAGTAATCCTGAATCAACTTCTAAAGCTCACTCAACTACAGGTGAGTTTCGGGATCACGATGCTTGCGATTCTGGATAACAAACCTAAGATTTTCAACCTGAAAGAAATCTTAGTTTCCTACTCCATTCACAGAAAAGAAGTCATAGTTAGAAGAACCCAGTTCGATCTGGATAAGGCCGAAAAAAGGGCACATATCTTAGAAGGATTGAAAATCGCTCTCGAGAATATCGAAGAAGTGATCCGGGTGATTCGCGCCTCTAAGAACGCCGCAGAAGCCAAACAAGAGTTAATGAATCGTTTCGTTCTCTCCGATGTCCAAGCGGATGCGATCCTAGAGATGAGACTACAACGCTTAACTTCTCTCGAAGTCCAAAAGGTTATAGATGAGTTAGAAGAAGTGCGTCTCTTGATTCTAGATTATAAGGATATTCTGGCGAAACCGGGGCGTGTCGCCGAGATCGTTTGCACGGAACTCAAGGAAGTGTCGGATAAATTCGGAAACAAACGCAAGACAGATATCAGTCTGGAAAGCGTAGAATCCTCTTCCTTCAACGCGGAAGATCTGATCGCCGACGAAGAAATGGTTCTCCAAATCACTTACGATCAGTTCGTAAAAAGACTTCCCTTAGATACGTTCAAAAGACAGAGAAGAGGCGGTAAGGGAATCCAGGGACTTTCTCAAAAAAGGGACGATATCGTTAAAATCATGAAGTCTGCAATGACTCATGATAATGTAATGTTCTTCTCTAATATAGGAAAGGTCTATATGATGAAGGCCTACGAACTTCCGTTGGCTTCGAAAGAGGCGAGAGGAAAATCCTTAAAGGCCATTATCGGCTTAAGCGAGGGAGAATACATATCCGCAGTCTTCACATTCAGAGCGGAAGATAAGGAGAAGGACCTTCTTCTTGTGACCAAGAAAGGATTCATCAAGAGAGTGGAACTCTCCGAATTCGGAAACGTAAAGAAATCCGGAATCATCGCCATCGGTTTACGAGACGGGGACGAATTGATCACCGTAGTATCCGTCCAGAAGGGAGACGATTTTATGATCTTCTCCGCAAACGGACAGGCCTTACGTATCGAAATGGATGCTATCCGAGCTCAAGGAAGAACCGCACAAGGTGTTACAGGGATGAGACTCTCCGATGACGATTCTATCGTTGGACTTTCCAAAGTCGTAGAAGGAGACGATATATTCGTGATCTCCGAAAACGGTTACGGCAAACGTCTGGGCTTCGAAGAATTCGGAACCAAGGGTCGTGGTGGAAAAGGAATGGCTTTCCTCAAAGTCGGAGATAAGAACGGGGCAGCGGTCGGAGTCGGGTCCGTCGGAGAAGACGATGAAATCATTCTCGTGACCCAGCAAGGAATGGTGATACGAACCGAAGCGAATCAGATCTCCAAAATGGGAAGAACCGCCGTAGGTGTGAGAGTCGTCGATATCAAAGATAACGATAAGGTCCAAGACTTCACGGTGATTCGAGAAAGTAAGGAAAAATGA